A genomic region of Peptoniphilus sp. ING2-D1G contains the following coding sequences:
- a CDS encoding 3-dehydroquinate dehydratase (a 3-dehydroquinate dehydratase is an enzyme that catalyzes the chemical reaction, 3-dehydroquinate \rightleftharpoons 3-dehydroshikimate + H2O; High confidence in function and specificity): MKIIVINGPNLNMLGIREPNLYGKRTYRDLIEEVKGNYNGKNVDIEFYQSNHEGNLVDKIQEAYGQKDAIVINPAAYTHTSVAILDALNSVGLPAVEVHLTKVEEREDFRKISYAGKYCEKTVTGRGFQGYIDAIDYLITKYGENFE, from the coding sequence ATGAAGATAATAGTTATTAACGGGCCCAACTTGAATATGCTGGGAATAAGGGAACCGAACCTTTATGGGAAGAGAACCTACAGAGATTTGATAGAAGAGGTAAAGGGAAATTACAATGGAAAAAATGTGGATATAGAGTTTTATCAATCAAATCACGAAGGAAATCTGGTGGATAAAATTCAAGAAGCTTACGGTCAAAAGGACGCCATCGTCATAAATCCCGCAGCCTATACTCACACTTCAGTTGCAATACTGGACGCATTAAATAGTGTTGGACTTCCCGCGGTGGAAGTTCATTTGACAAAGGTTGAAGAAAGAGAAGATTTCAGAAAAATTTCATATGCCGGCAAGTACTGTGAAAAAACCGTAACGGGACGAGGATTTCAAGGATATATAGATGCAATAGACTATCTGATTACAAAGTACGGAGAAAATTTTGAATAA
- the ybaK gene encoding Cys-tRNA(Pro)/Cys-tRNA(Cys) deacylase (This model represents the YbaK family, bacterial proteins whose full length sequence is homologous to an insertion domain in proline-tRNA ligases. The domain deacylates mischarged tRNAs. The YbaK protein of Haemophilus influenzae (HI1434) likewise deacylates Ala-tRNA(Pro), but not the correctly charged Pro-tRNA(Pro). A crystallographic study of HI1434 suggests a nucleotide binding function. Previously, a member of this family was described as EbsC and was thought to be involved in cell wall metabolism. [Protein synthesis, tRNA aminoacylation]; High confidence in function and specificity), whose amino-acid sequence MKKTNAMRILDKNKIEYETRTYDVSDDKIDGMSVAEKVGVSYKEVFKTLVTQGKNGHYVFVIEVDRKLDLKKAAESVGEKKIEMLRQRDLKPLTGYVHGGCSPIGMKKFFPTVIDMDARNLTEMAVSAGTVGMQVILSPKNLAKVTKAEFADIKFIEN is encoded by the coding sequence ATGAAAAAAACCAATGCTATGCGCATACTTGATAAAAATAAAATAGAATATGAAACAAGAACCTACGATGTATCCGATGACAAAATCGATGGTATGTCCGTTGCCGAAAAGGTGGGAGTTTCTTATAAAGAAGTATTCAAAACACTGGTCACTCAAGGTAAAAACGGACATTATGTCTTCGTAATAGAGGTAGACCGAAAATTAGACTTAAAAAAAGCTGCGGAGTCAGTGGGAGAAAAGAAGATAGAAATGCTACGCCAGAGGGATTTAAAACCCCTTACGGGATACGTACACGGAGGTTGTTCTCCCATAGGTATGAAAAAATTCTTCCCCACAGTCATAGATATGGACGCTCGGAATTTAACTGAAATGGCAGTGAGTGCCGGAACAGTCGGAATGCAAGTGATACTAAGCCCTAAAAACTTGGCAAAGGTTACGAAGGCTGAATTTGCAGATATTAAATTTATAGAAAATTAA
- the ypfJ gene encoding putative metalloprotease (High confidence in function and specificity), protein MKWRGREGSSNVDDRRGRGVRGGAGLGIGGLIIVALFTLLTGGDLGDVIGNISGMSGPAIEQRYEPTQQEEELAQFSKVVFKDTEDVWNGLFEQMGEEYVEPGMVLYTGSVNSGCGYASAQIGPFYCPADSKVYIDLSFYKDLNNKFGASGDFAFAYVIAHEVGHHVQNLYGISSQVQSLRQKLSQTEYNKYSVAMELQADYLAGVFAAHQRDKGYLDVGDIEEAMNAASQIGDDNIQRQTQGYVVPDSFTHGTSAQRREWFERGYNAGDLSDWDTFKALGL, encoded by the coding sequence ATGAAATGGCGAGGAAGAGAAGGAAGTTCAAATGTTGATGATAGAAGAGGGCGTGGCGTTCGAGGCGGAGCCGGTTTAGGTATCGGAGGTTTGATTATCGTAGCCTTATTTACTCTGCTGACGGGCGGAGATTTGGGTGATGTCATCGGTAATATTTCCGGAATGAGCGGACCTGCCATTGAACAACGATACGAGCCTACGCAACAGGAAGAGGAACTTGCCCAATTCAGCAAGGTTGTATTTAAGGATACTGAAGATGTCTGGAACGGTTTGTTTGAACAGATGGGTGAGGAATACGTAGAGCCGGGAATGGTGCTCTATACAGGTTCAGTCAACTCCGGCTGCGGTTATGCATCTGCACAGATAGGACCTTTTTATTGTCCGGCGGACAGCAAGGTTTATATAGATTTGAGTTTTTATAAGGATTTGAACAATAAGTTCGGAGCTTCTGGCGACTTTGCCTTTGCCTACGTAATAGCTCACGAGGTGGGACACCATGTACAAAATCTGTATGGAATTTCATCGCAGGTGCAATCGCTAAGACAAAAACTTTCTCAAACTGAATACAATAAATATTCTGTAGCTATGGAACTTCAGGCTGATTATTTGGCAGGAGTTTTCGCAGCACATCAAAGGGATAAGGGGTATTTAGATGTGGGAGATATTGAAGAGGCTATGAACGCCGCAAGTCAAATAGGCGATGATAATATTCAAAGGCAGACTCAAGGCTATGTAGTACCCGACAGCTTTACTCACGGTACCAGCGCTCAGAGAAGAGAGTGGTTTGAAAGAGGGTACAATGCGGGAGATTTATCCGACTGGGACACCTTTAAAGCTCTTGGACTTTGA